CTGGCCGCCATGCGCGCCGCCATTGAGACCCTGGAGGAGGGGGCGTTGGAGGACCCCGCCGCCGCCCGTTCCTTCCTGGCGCGCCTGAAGGGGGAGGTGGAGCGCATGGAGCGCCTGGTGCGGGAACTGCTGGACCTTTCCCGCCTTGAGAGCGGGCAGGTAGCCCTGCATCTAGCCCCTCTCCCTGTGGAGGCGGTGGCTCAAGAAGTGGCCGAACGCTTTGCCCCCTTGGCCCGGCAGGCGGGGCTAACCCTGACGGTGGAGGTGGCCCCCCATCTCCCGCCCGTGCTAGCCGACCGGGACAAACTCCTGCAAGCCCTTTCTAACCTGCTGGACAATGCCCTCAAGTTCACCCCGGCGGGGGGCAAGGTGTGGCTCCGCGCCCACGCCCAAAACGGCCAGGTGGTGTTCAGCGTGGAGGACACGGGCATCGGCATCGCCCCGGAGCATCTGCCCCACATCTTTGAGCGGTTCTACAAGGCCCACCGCACGCCCGACGACGCCGGGGCCGGCCTGGGCTTAGCTATCGTGAAGCACATCGCCCAGGTGCACGGGGGGAGTGTAGAAGTGGAGAGCCAGGAGGGGCGGGGCTCCCGCTTCACCCTGCGCCTGCCCGCCGCCCGCCCAGGCTAGGGGGATCGCCTTTCCCCCACGGCGGCCAGGGATGGCGGCTGTGGGGCGCTCTCAGGAGGTGGCTCGGGCTTCAGGATGCCGATAAAGGGCAGATTGCGATACCGCTCCAAATAGTCCAGGCCGTAGCCTACGAGAAACTCGTCGGGCACCTCAAAGCCCACGTAGTGCAAGGGCACATCGGCAATGCGCCGCACCCGCTTGTCCAACAGGGCGCACACCCGCAGGCTCGCTGGGCCTTTGCTCTCCACATGGCGCAGGATACAGTGCAGGGTCATCCCCGTGTCCACGATATCCTCCACCAGGAGCACATCCCGCCCGCGGATATCCATGTCCAGGTCTTTGGTGATGCGTACCCCTTCCCCCTTGCCGTAGTAGGAGATGGCCATGAAGTCCACCGCAACGGGGAGGCTGATGGCGCGCATCAGGTCGGCCATGAAGCACAGCACCCCCCGCAGCACGCCCACCAGCACCGGCTCCTTGCCCTTGTAGTCCTGGGAGATTTGCCGCCCCAGTTCGGCCACCCGCTTCTGGATGGCCTCGGTGGAGAAAAGGACACGCTCAATCCCCCGCACACCCGCCTGGGCCAAGGGGCCAAACCCATAGCGCGCCAACAGCCGATGGAAGTCCCGCCGGTAGAGGAGTTTGATCTTGATATCCGGGTACAGTTGGCGTAAAAGACGCAGTTTGCGGTTCTTTTCGGTAACCAGGCTCTGCTTCAGAGTGGTCAGTTCCACATACAGGTCCAGGTCAGGTAGGTAGAAGTCGGGGGTGAACATCTCCACCACCCGCTCGCCCTCCCAGCGGATGGGGAAGGAGCGGGGCTCATACTGCCAGCGCACGCCATAGAAGTCCAGGATGCGAGCGAACTCGGCCTCGCTGGGGTGGGCGAAGGGGGGTGGGGGGCTCCAAGACTCGGGGGCCTCTTCCTGGGGGGACTGTTCCCTCTCGGACATGGCTCCTCTTAGGCGCGCTCCGCCACCACCGTCAGCCAGTTG
Above is a window of Dehalococcoidia bacterium DNA encoding:
- the hpt gene encoding hypoxanthine phosphoribosyltransferase, whose protein sequence is MSEREQSPQEEAPESWSPPPPFAHPSEAEFARILDFYGVRWQYEPRSFPIRWEGERVVEMFTPDFYLPDLDLYVELTTLKQSLVTEKNRKLRLLRQLYPDIKIKLLYRRDFHRLLARYGFGPLAQAGVRGIERVLFSTEAIQKRVAELGRQISQDYKGKEPVLVGVLRGVLCFMADLMRAISLPVAVDFMAISYYGKGEGVRITKDLDMDIRGRDVLLVEDIVDTGMTLHCILRHVESKGPASLRVCALLDKRVRRIADVPLHYVGFEVPDEFLVGYGLDYLERYRNLPFIGILKPEPPPESAPQPPSLAAVGERRSP
- a CDS encoding cell wall metabolism sensor histidine kinase WalK; this encodes MGLWVLVGAVLVALGGVGVLFYRLRGVQRAYAHLRAGVDALLRQIPPPPAGATEQTLEEVGRRWQTLLQERETLHSALTALQEGVLLLDGEDRLLLANPAAWTVLGAVAGERGQRPLPLLRDHQVRTVLERARATASPQRGEVDLLPQGKRLEVTAVPLEGGVVLMVMRDLTPFYRLQTTRREFVANVSHQLRTPLAAMRAAIETLEEGALEDPAAARSFLARLKGEVERMERLVRELLDLSRLESGQVALHLAPLPVEAVAQEVAERFAPLARQAGLTLTVEVAPHLPPVLADRDKLLQALSNLLDNALKFTPAGGKVWLRAHAQNGQVVFSVEDTGIGIAPEHLPHIFERFYKAHRTPDDAGAGLGLAIVKHIAQVHGGSVEVESQEGRGSRFTLRLPAARPG